The following are from one region of the Vitis riparia cultivar Riparia Gloire de Montpellier isolate 1030 chromosome 9, EGFV_Vit.rip_1.0, whole genome shotgun sequence genome:
- the LOC117922627 gene encoding developmentally-regulated G-protein 2, with protein sequence MGIVEKIKEIEAEMARTQKNKATEYHLGQLKAKIAKLRTQLLEPPKGSSGAGEGFEVTKYGHGRVALIGFPSVGKSTLLTLLTGTHSEAASYEFTTLTCIPGIIHYNDTKIQLLDLPGIIEGASEGKGRGRQVIAVSKSSDIVLMVLDASKSEGHRQILTKELEAVGLRLNKKPPQIYFKKKKSGGISFNSTVPLTHVDEKLCYQILHEYKIHNAELLFREDATVDDLIDVIEGNRKYMKCIYVYNKIDVVGIDDVDKLARQPNSVVISCNLKLNLDRLLAKMWDEMGLVRVYTKPQGQQADFDDPAVLSTDRGGCTVEDFCNHLHRNLVKEVKYVLVWGTSARHYPQHCGLSHILHDEDVVQVVKKKEKEDGGRGRFKSHSTAPARISDREKKAPLKT encoded by the exons ATGGGGATCGTAGAGAAGATTAAAGAAATCGAAGCCGAGATGGCGCGTACCCAGAAGAATAAAGCCACTG AGTATCATCTGGGTCAGCTCAAGGCAAAGATAGCAAAGCTAAGGACACAATTATTGGAGCCCCCAAAG GGTTCGAGTGGAGCTGGGGAAGGCTTTGAAGTGACAAAATATGGACATGGACGAGTCGCATTAATAGGGTTTCCAAG TGTGGGGAAGTCAACCCTTCTGACACTCTTAACCGGCACACATTCAGAGGCAGCATCATATGAATTCACAACACTTACTTGCATCCCTGGTATTATACACTACAATGATACCAAAATTCAGCTGCTTGACCTTCCTGGAATTATTGAAGGTGCTTCCGAAGGGAAGGGACGTGGTAGGCAG GTTATTGCTGTTTCCAAGTCATCAGACATTGTGTTAATGGTTCTTGATGCCTCAAAA AGTGAGGGTCATCGACAAATATTGACCAAAGAGCTGGAAGCTGTGGGTTTGCGTTTAAACAAAAAACCACCCCAA ATATActtcaagaagaaaaaatctgGGGGCATTTCTTTCAACAGCACTGTACCTTTGACTCATGTGGATGAGAAGCTTTGTTATCAAATTCTACATGAATACAAAATTCACAATGCTGAG TTGTTATTCCGTGAGGATGCCACAGTGGATGATCTTATTGATGTCATTGAGGGAAACCGTAAATACATGAAATGTATATATGTCTACAACAAGATAGATGTTGTTGGTATTGATGATGTTGACAAGTTAGCCCGGCAGCCAAATTCTGTTGTCATCAGCTGCAATCTGAAG CTGAACCTAGACAGACTGCTTGCCAAGATGTGGGACGAGATGGGGCTTGTAAGAGTTTATACAAAACCGCAAGGACAGCAGGCTGATTTTGATGATCCTGCAGTTCTCTCTACT GATAGAGGTGGATGTACCGTTGAGGACTTTTGCAACCATCTTCACCGGAATCTGGTGAAGGAAGTGAAATATGTGTTGGTGTGGGGTACAAGTGCGAGACACTATCCACAACATTGTGGCCTTTCTCATATTCTTCATGATGAAGATGTGGTTCAGGTTGTTAAGAAAAAG GAAAAGGAAGATGGAGGAAGAGGTCGGTTCAAATCACATTCAACAGCCCCTGCTCGAATATCTGACAGAGAGAAGAAGGCTCCCTTGAAGACATAA